A genomic region of Novipirellula artificiosorum contains the following coding sequences:
- a CDS encoding sulfatase family protein gives MKGNRSAGFIVYFYAALSSMAISAEQPNMVVVLVDDHAYEAISAYESHLKDYAQTPTIDRLFHEGMRFDNMTVPNSICSPSRAAILTGQFSHVNGVLRLNGRINEDSPQYPAELQKLGYQTFLVGKWHLENSPKGYDKHMTVKGQGAYFDPQLSGSEGSWKREGYSTDVYTDIALDWLESRDRKKPFLLSLQFKAPHHDYGHAERYNNLLAGVTIPEPPTLYEDVRREDSNLKKLFIRDSAFHMLHSGRRSYYERHQNDQVPDAMGQHDAKSDRDRIRAAYQHQIHKYIRCIRGNDDNLKRVLGSLEAQGILDDTVVIYTSDQGYWLGQHGLYDKRLILESSVRTPFLIRYPRMIMPASVNADLTINIDVAPTLLELAGAEIPPTMQGRSLVPLLKGEPVPPNWRTSQLYTYWGGTPKHYGVRDKRFTYVESDLFSAELFDRKLDPQQQHNVAGNLEYATVLRDMKAELRKQIENCGIGVEELPGANVEADRKVIAGQRAAKGGRGVGEGKEATKTAGESGKERVGTSRE, from the coding sequence ATGAAGGGAAATAGGAGTGCGGGGTTCATCGTTTATTTTTACGCTGCCCTCTCGTCGATGGCGATATCAGCCGAGCAACCGAATATGGTTGTGGTGCTTGTGGATGACCATGCCTATGAAGCGATCTCGGCCTATGAAAGTCATTTGAAAGACTATGCCCAGACGCCAACCATCGACCGGCTGTTTCATGAGGGCATGCGTTTCGACAACATGACCGTGCCCAATTCGATTTGCTCGCCGAGTCGCGCGGCAATCTTGACGGGGCAGTTCAGCCACGTCAATGGTGTGTTGAGACTCAACGGCAGGATCAATGAGGATTCGCCACAGTATCCTGCGGAGCTACAAAAGCTGGGCTACCAAACTTTTTTGGTAGGAAAATGGCACCTCGAGAATTCGCCGAAAGGGTACGACAAGCACATGACCGTGAAGGGGCAGGGAGCCTACTTTGATCCGCAGCTTTCTGGTTCGGAAGGGTCGTGGAAAAGAGAGGGCTATTCTACCGATGTTTACACGGACATTGCACTCGATTGGTTGGAAAGCAGGGACCGAAAGAAACCATTTCTGTTGAGTCTTCAATTTAAGGCTCCTCATCACGACTATGGCCACGCAGAAAGATACAACAACCTGCTGGCCGGTGTGACCATTCCTGAGCCCCCGACGCTTTACGAAGACGTCCGTCGAGAAGATTCAAATCTAAAGAAGCTGTTTATTCGTGATTCGGCATTCCATATGCTTCATTCAGGGCGTAGGTCGTACTATGAGCGTCATCAGAACGACCAAGTTCCCGATGCGATGGGACAGCACGATGCGAAAAGCGACCGCGACCGAATTCGCGCTGCGTATCAGCATCAGATTCATAAATACATTCGCTGCATTCGCGGCAATGACGACAACCTTAAACGGGTGCTCGGCTCTCTGGAGGCACAGGGCATCCTTGATGATACCGTTGTGATTTACACCTCCGACCAAGGCTACTGGCTCGGGCAACACGGCCTCTACGACAAACGTCTGATATTGGAGTCCTCGGTCCGCACGCCATTCTTGATTCGATACCCGCGGATGATCATGCCGGCAAGCGTGAATGCGGACTTGACGATCAATATCGATGTTGCGCCAACATTGTTGGAACTGGCCGGCGCCGAGATACCTCCAACAATGCAAGGAAGAAGCTTGGTGCCGCTCTTGAAGGGTGAACCCGTTCCTCCAAATTGGCGAACCTCACAGCTCTACACCTATTGGGGCGGTACTCCAAAACACTATGGAGTGCGCGACAAGAGGTTCACGTACGTCGAATCCGATCTTTTTTCGGCCGAACTGTTTGATCGTAAATTGGATCCGCAACAGCAACACAACGTGGCAGGGAATCTCGAGTACGCAACTGTGTTGAGAGACATGAAAGCCGAACTGCGCAAGCAGATCGAGAATTGTGGAATCGGCGTTGAGGAGCTTCCGGGTGCGAACGTAGAGGCAGACAGGAAGGTCATCGCAGGGCAAAGGGCAGCAAAGGGAGGACGCGGGGTGGGCGAGGGAAAGGAGGCGACAAAGACAGCAGGTGAGAGCGGCAAGGAGAGGGTGGGCACATCACGTGAGTAA
- a CDS encoding sulfatase: MRLKRSATMICQFCAILALVLFLAMSATAESKPNIVFILVDDLGHADVGFNGSVFYETPNIDTLAREGLVIENAYMYPTCSPSRTALATGKQSFRTGVYTVPVLEQGDDQSNIFSRWTVGEEHTMYSQPLADAGYKSIHLGKWHLVGPYPKEELAMEFPLKKKLRQPSPWDFSWVPYHKEHCRQYYPEGRGYLKNVGGTYRGDPALEVGGYNSETGGYFAPFSNPFIESKPDDTWLTDRLTDEAIEFMDQHQQEPFFINLHYYTVHRPIRGRSEGLVKKYMNKPGDPVTGQGTGEGSVKEREAQYATMIESLDDNVGRIAKFLDQNGLRDNTLVIFTSDNGQNIGRNDQLRGKKGYIYEGGIRVPTCLNWPGKIDARRTSTAVSCLDFFPTFMDLAGIEYDGVLDGQSIIGLFDGEPASLRNRPLFWHLASRYKHGTCSVIRKDDRKLIQFLADGKLELYDLKNDPREEQNLVAEHPEQTQALLKELVEWRKANDVPLPPLGIHDEIDTKSSPR; this comes from the coding sequence ATGAGATTGAAACGTTCGGCAACGATGATCTGCCAATTCTGTGCCATCCTGGCGTTGGTGCTTTTCCTCGCAATGAGCGCGACCGCCGAGTCGAAACCGAACATCGTTTTCATTCTCGTCGATGATCTCGGACATGCGGATGTCGGCTTCAATGGATCGGTCTTCTACGAAACGCCCAACATCGACACGCTGGCTCGCGAAGGTTTGGTGATCGAAAACGCCTACATGTACCCGACCTGCTCTCCCTCACGCACGGCGCTGGCTACCGGCAAGCAATCGTTTCGCACAGGTGTCTACACGGTACCCGTTCTTGAGCAGGGCGATGATCAATCCAATATCTTTTCGCGCTGGACGGTGGGTGAAGAACACACGATGTATAGTCAACCGCTCGCTGATGCAGGCTACAAGTCGATCCATCTTGGAAAGTGGCACTTGGTCGGACCGTATCCGAAAGAAGAGCTGGCGATGGAATTTCCTTTGAAGAAGAAGCTTCGGCAGCCCAGTCCCTGGGACTTCAGCTGGGTGCCGTATCACAAAGAACACTGCCGGCAATACTATCCCGAAGGCCGTGGGTATTTGAAAAACGTTGGCGGTACGTACCGCGGTGACCCTGCGTTGGAGGTCGGTGGGTACAACAGTGAAACCGGCGGCTACTTTGCTCCGTTCAGCAACCCGTTCATCGAGTCGAAACCCGATGACACGTGGCTGACCGATCGGTTGACCGACGAAGCGATCGAGTTCATGGATCAACACCAACAAGAGCCATTCTTCATCAATCTGCATTACTATACCGTTCATCGCCCCATTCGCGGGCGCAGCGAAGGTCTCGTCAAAAAGTACATGAACAAGCCAGGCGATCCTGTCACCGGTCAGGGAACCGGCGAGGGGTCTGTCAAGGAACGTGAGGCCCAATACGCGACGATGATCGAATCACTCGATGACAACGTCGGCCGGATCGCGAAGTTCCTGGATCAGAACGGGTTGCGTGACAACACGCTTGTCATCTTTACATCGGACAACGGCCAAAATATCGGCCGTAACGATCAGCTACGTGGCAAGAAAGGATACATCTACGAAGGCGGTATCCGTGTTCCCACTTGTTTGAACTGGCCTGGCAAAATCGACGCTCGGCGAACATCCACCGCGGTCAGCTGCCTCGACTTCTTTCCGACGTTCATGGACTTGGCTGGGATCGAATATGACGGCGTGCTCGACGGACAATCGATCATAGGGCTCTTTGATGGCGAGCCTGCGTCGTTGCGGAATCGCCCTCTGTTCTGGCATTTGGCGAGTCGTTACAAGCACGGTACCTGTTCTGTCATCCGTAAGGACGATCGCAAGTTGATTCAGTTCCTCGCCGACGGAAAATTGGAACTTTACGACCTGAAAAATGACCCGCGCGAGGAGCAGAACCTTGTCGCAGAGCATCCAGAGCAAACGCAGGCATTGCTCAAGGAGTTGGTCGAATGGCGAAAAGCAAATGATGTTCCGCTTCCCCCACTCGGAATCCACGACGAGATCGACACGAAATCATCGCCGCGTTAA